The Acidobacteriota bacterium genome has a segment encoding these proteins:
- a CDS encoding alpha/beta fold hydrolase: MSQMPADNETLTALQTELPASPPRVRVPAWLRLAGYLALGTAGSLAIAMGAASYPLSGLLIRPRLKRLSQLKSPHIRHLIRRNGIAFEDVTIPSFDGTRLFGWWMSADRKAPTVVVLHGVKKNRTDVLRAALVLRRAGFNVLIFDGRGHGDSEGRFVTYGFYERRDVESAIEWLADEKKIDRNRVGIAGESMGAAIALQVAAHNPWIRAVWADSPFASLRRITEEFVKRATRLPGAVLNPVLWTTIQVANYRGSFDVHSVDPLALAARIKCPVYLVHGTADQVIASSHSESIHAALGSEKEIWFVEGARHARSIRHARSDYSDRLTRFFRAKLKA, from the coding sequence ATGAGCCAAATGCCTGCTGACAACGAAACACTGACGGCTCTGCAAACCGAACTCCCAGCGAGCCCGCCAAGAGTACGGGTGCCGGCTTGGCTGCGGCTCGCGGGCTACCTGGCGCTAGGGACGGCGGGCTCGCTTGCGATCGCAATGGGCGCTGCGAGCTACCCGCTTTCGGGACTGCTCATTCGTCCCAGACTCAAGCGACTCTCTCAACTCAAAAGCCCACACATCAGACACCTGATTCGCCGAAACGGCATAGCATTCGAAGATGTCACGATTCCCTCATTCGATGGAACGCGATTATTCGGCTGGTGGATGAGCGCCGATCGAAAAGCGCCGACGGTGGTCGTCCTTCACGGCGTGAAGAAGAATCGCACGGACGTCTTGCGAGCTGCCCTGGTGCTGCGGCGCGCGGGCTTCAACGTGCTGATCTTCGACGGCCGCGGACACGGCGACAGTGAGGGGCGCTTTGTGACATACGGCTTTTACGAACGCCGCGACGTCGAATCGGCGATTGAGTGGCTGGCAGACGAGAAAAAGATCGACCGCAATCGGGTTGGAATAGCCGGAGAATCAATGGGCGCGGCCATCGCGCTTCAAGTCGCGGCTCACAACCCGTGGATACGGGCGGTGTGGGCGGACAGCCCCTTCGCGTCACTGCGCCGCATAACCGAAGAATTTGTTAAGCGAGCCACCCGGCTGCCCGGCGCGGTTTTGAACCCGGTGTTGTGGACGACTATTCAGGTTGCGAACTACAGAGGCAGCTTCGATGTGCACTCGGTGGATCCGTTAGCGCTTGCGGCTCGGATAAAGTGTCCGGTGTATCTGGTGCACGGCACGGCCGACCAGGTGATAGCCAGTTCGCACTCCGAAAGCATTCACGCGGCTCTGGGCAGCGAGAAGGAAATATGGTTCGTGGAAGGCGCTCGTCACGCCCGATCGATCCGCCACGCCAGAAGCGACTACAGTGACCGGCTGACTCGCTTCTTCAGAGCAAAGCTGAAGGCTTAA
- a CDS encoding protein kinase, with protein sequence MDKELSANTNLSHYRIVSKIGAGGMGEVYLAEDLKLGRRVALKVLTHELTKNPEHLQRFEREARAASALNHPNILTVYEIGESAGAHFIATEFIEGESLRQRIRRGPLELPEVLDIGIQIASALAAAHEAGIVHRDIKPENIMVRKDHLLKVLDFGLAKLVKQETRELDKEAVTRALLKTTPGTVMGTTIYMSPEQARGRDVDERTDIWSLGVVLYQLVTGSVPFAGDTMSDVIASILKTEPPPLVHEAESVPRELEHIVSKALRKNREDRYQHIKDLLIDLKDCKQELEFLSKLGGSLPPEQAAKQPSWLTARGAAVETSGVTGLHTTSSAEYIVNEIKRHKLSATTALVVLIGLVTLGSLASSRYFAGSDNTGIDSLAVLPFANDTGDSEMEYLSDGLSESLINNLSQLPRLKVIARSSAFRYKGKDANAEEVARALGVKSILTGRVLQHGDNLQISVELMDARDKTQVWGAQYNRRATDLLAVQQEIAQEISRNLRLKLSSAEQSRVGNLHTSNAEAYELYLKGRFYWNKRTGEALKKSVDYFNQAIEKDPSYALAYVGLADAYVVIPFYSVGSPQDSFPKAKAAARRALEIDDTLAEAHTALAAALIDYDWNLTESNREFERAIELNPNYANAHHWYARENLTIMGQFDKALAEMRRAQELDPLSLIINANFGKAYFNARRYDEAIQQLRKTVEIDQGFFVAHHYLGSAYAMKGAFSEALSEYQKAHQLNDDPHVVALTGRLYAVSGKRAEALKTLAQLKSLARQRYVADYSVALIYAGLGEKDQAFELLEKSYREHTVDMLTLYYDPLIDNLRSDPRFAGLLRRVGLQ encoded by the coding sequence ATGGATAAAGAACTGTCAGCCAACACCAATCTCTCGCATTACCGCATCGTCTCCAAAATCGGCGCGGGCGGGATGGGAGAGGTTTATTTGGCTGAGGACCTGAAACTCGGCCGCCGGGTGGCCCTCAAAGTCTTGACTCACGAGCTGACAAAGAACCCGGAACACTTGCAGCGTTTTGAACGAGAAGCGCGTGCCGCTTCGGCACTCAATCATCCAAACATTTTGACGGTTTATGAAATCGGTGAGTCAGCAGGCGCGCACTTCATTGCGACCGAGTTTATTGAGGGCGAGTCGTTGCGCCAGCGCATCAGGCGCGGCCCATTGGAATTGCCCGAAGTTCTGGACATAGGCATCCAGATCGCCTCGGCTCTTGCGGCAGCGCATGAAGCGGGAATCGTGCATCGCGACATCAAGCCGGAAAACATCATGGTGCGCAAAGACCATCTGTTGAAAGTCCTGGACTTTGGTTTGGCCAAACTGGTCAAGCAGGAAACGCGCGAACTCGACAAGGAAGCGGTTACGCGGGCGCTGCTCAAAACGACTCCCGGCACCGTCATGGGAACGACCATCTACATGTCGCCTGAGCAGGCGCGCGGTCGCGACGTGGACGAGCGCACAGACATCTGGAGCCTGGGCGTTGTGCTTTATCAACTGGTGACTGGAAGCGTGCCGTTTGCCGGCGACACGATGAGTGACGTCATTGCCTCGATACTGAAAACAGAGCCGCCGCCGCTGGTCCATGAAGCGGAGTCGGTGCCCCGCGAGCTGGAACACATAGTCAGCAAGGCGCTGCGCAAGAACCGCGAAGATCGCTACCAACACATCAAGGATCTGTTGATTGATCTGAAAGACTGCAAACAAGAGTTGGAGTTTCTGTCAAAGCTGGGAGGATCCCTCCCCCCAGAGCAGGCCGCCAAGCAACCATCTTGGCTGACTGCCCGGGGTGCCGCTGTTGAGACGAGCGGCGTAACCGGCCTCCACACAACTTCGAGCGCCGAGTACATCGTCAATGAGATTAAGCGCCACAAGCTCAGTGCGACGACCGCTCTCGTTGTTTTGATTGGTCTGGTAACCCTTGGATCACTTGCCTCCTCGCGCTATTTTGCCGGCAGCGACAATACCGGCATCGATTCTCTTGCGGTCTTACCCTTCGCTAACGACACTGGCGACTCGGAAATGGAGTATCTATCCGATGGCCTTAGCGAAAGCTTGATCAACAATCTCTCGCAGTTGCCGCGGTTGAAAGTGATCGCCCGAAGTTCTGCTTTCAGATACAAAGGCAAAGACGCCAACGCCGAGGAAGTGGCCCGCGCGTTAGGCGTGAAGAGCATCCTGACCGGAAGAGTCTTGCAGCACGGCGATAACCTGCAAATCAGCGTCGAGTTAATGGATGCCCGGGATAAGACGCAGGTGTGGGGCGCCCAATACAATCGCCGAGCGACTGATCTGCTGGCCGTTCAGCAGGAGATCGCCCAGGAAATCTCGCGCAACTTGCGGCTCAAGCTTTCAAGCGCTGAGCAAAGCCGCGTCGGGAATCTGCACACCTCAAACGCCGAAGCCTATGAGCTCTACCTCAAAGGCCGCTTCTACTGGAACAAACGCACGGGCGAGGCGCTGAAGAAAAGTGTCGACTATTTCAATCAAGCCATAGAAAAAGATCCGAGTTATGCTCTGGCGTATGTTGGGCTCGCCGATGCCTACGTCGTGATCCCGTTCTATTCCGTGGGTTCGCCACAGGATTCTTTCCCGAAGGCCAAAGCGGCCGCCCGGCGCGCGCTGGAGATCGACGATACCCTCGCCGAAGCGCACACCGCGTTGGCCGCCGCGCTGATAGATTACGATTGGAATTTGACCGAATCAAACAGAGAATTTGAACGAGCCATCGAGCTCAATCCCAACTACGCGAACGCTCATCACTGGTACGCCAGAGAAAACCTGACGATTATGGGGCAATTCGACAAAGCTCTCGCAGAGATGCGGCGGGCGCAGGAGCTTGATCCGCTGTCGTTGATAATTAATGCGAACTTTGGCAAGGCCTACTTCAACGCGCGCCGTTACGACGAGGCCATCCAGCAACTGCGTAAGACGGTTGAGATCGATCAGGGCTTTTTCGTGGCGCATCATTATTTGGGCTCGGCCTATGCGATGAAGGGCGCTTTTTCAGAGGCGCTCTCCGAATATCAGAAGGCTCACCAACTGAACGATGATCCCCACGTGGTGGCCCTGACGGGACGTCTCTATGCCGTGTCTGGCAAAAGAGCGGAAGCGCTGAAAACGCTCGCGCAACTGAAGTCTCTTGCCCGGCAGCGCTATGTTGCTGATTACAGCGTAGCCCTGATCTACGCGGGACTCGGCGAGAAGGACCAGGCGTTCGAACTGCTTGAAAAAAGTTACCGAGAGCATACAGTGGATATGCTCACTCTTTACTATGATCCGCTCATCGACAACCTCCGATCAGATCCGCGCTTCGCCGGCCTCCTGCGACGCGTGGGATTGCAGTGA
- a CDS encoding aspartyl protease family protein — MGLTHVTVTLKGFGSEKGTYEAEFLVDTGATDSLAPGAELTRIGVKPAGKMVYELADGTLQECPFGLVEITFMGEVTAGRVIFGPDTVEPLLGVTALESVGITVDPASRTLKRLPAIPLK, encoded by the coding sequence ATGGGACTTACCCACGTAACCGTGACGTTGAAGGGCTTCGGATCTGAGAAAGGAACTTATGAAGCCGAGTTCCTCGTCGATACTGGCGCTACGGACTCGCTCGCGCCTGGCGCCGAGTTAACCAGGATAGGGGTGAAGCCTGCCGGTAAGATGGTCTACGAATTGGCGGACGGCACGCTTCAGGAGTGTCCATTCGGGCTGGTTGAGATTACTTTCATGGGTGAAGTCACGGCGGGGAGAGTCATCTTTGGTCCGGACACCGTGGAACCGCTACTCGGCGTCACTGCGCTTGAATCGGTCGGAATAACGGTCGACCCTGCCAGCCGGACGCTGAAGCGATTGCCCGCCATCCCGCTGAAGTAG
- a CDS encoding nucleotidyltransferase family protein — MAASKSTHQIGNVIATALAGSWRRSPQAPECCASSLAEIIPQLVGSMSGAIAWWNIRHTELGSSPAGLTLQKAYRLHSIGSKLREHSIKQVLSVLHSAGVEPLLVKGWAVARLYPEAGLRPYGDIDLVVRREQHALARETLRSVKVFHWVDLHEGAGSLDKRPIEDLYARSRIVELDDVAVRVLAPEDHLRLLCVHMLRHSVHRPLWLCDIAASLESRAENFDWDICLGKDKARANWVTCAIGLAHRLLGAEVGGTPLASNAMKLPQWLISDVLKQWETPYSMSQAPVTHHAPMAKYIRHPRGVLADLKRRWPNPIEATVYTGGRLNELPRLPFQIGECVGRTAMFIARLPRALREGR, encoded by the coding sequence GTGGCCGCGTCCAAGTCAACCCACCAAATTGGAAATGTGATTGCGACGGCGCTTGCCGGTAGTTGGAGGCGCTCGCCGCAAGCGCCTGAGTGTTGCGCGTCCAGCCTTGCCGAAATAATCCCTCAACTAGTCGGATCGATGTCGGGCGCGATTGCATGGTGGAATATTCGCCACACAGAGCTGGGGTCTTCGCCGGCCGGTCTTACACTTCAGAAAGCCTACCGACTGCACTCGATCGGCAGCAAGCTTCGCGAACATTCAATCAAACAAGTACTGAGCGTGCTGCATTCAGCGGGGGTGGAGCCGCTGCTTGTCAAAGGCTGGGCGGTTGCGCGGCTCTACCCGGAGGCAGGGTTGCGCCCTTATGGCGACATCGATCTAGTCGTACGACGCGAGCAGCACGCGCTTGCCAGGGAGACGCTGCGGAGCGTCAAGGTGTTTCATTGGGTTGACCTGCACGAAGGCGCAGGCAGTTTGGACAAAAGGCCAATCGAGGATCTGTACGCGCGGTCGAGGATCGTCGAGCTTGACGATGTTGCGGTCAGGGTGCTCGCGCCTGAAGACCACTTGCGTCTTCTATGCGTGCACATGCTTCGGCATAGCGTGCATCGACCGCTTTGGCTGTGCGACATTGCGGCAAGTTTGGAATCGCGGGCTGAGAACTTCGACTGGGATATTTGTCTGGGAAAAGACAAAGCGCGGGCGAACTGGGTCACTTGCGCGATAGGACTGGCGCATAGGTTACTGGGAGCGGAAGTTGGCGGCACGCCCTTGGCTAGTAATGCGATGAAACTTCCGCAGTGGCTGATTTCAGACGTGCTCAAGCAATGGGAAACGCCTTACAGCATGTCGCAAGCACCGGTGACTCATCACGCGCCGATGGCTAAGTACATTCGACACCCACGAGGCGTGCTTGCGGACCTCAAACGCCGGTGGCCGAACCCGATCGAAGCGACGGTGTACACGGGCGGGCGTTTGAATGAGCTTCCAAGGCTGCCTTTCCAGATCGGTGAATGCGTAGGCCGAACCGCAATGTTCATCGCGCGGTTGCCGAGGGCGCTGCGAGAAGGGCGGTGA
- a CDS encoding PqqD family protein, producing MENAAQRALPRAREKGLVTCEVAGELLVYDLERHKAHCLNLTAGLVWRQCDGRTAVPEITRAVNVASALGINDDAVWFALEQLGRAHLIDKTFERRDSRKLTRRELINRAGIAAAAALPLITSIMAPSAVEAASCLPPNAGCSPTGPNSSCCNGICIAGLCN from the coding sequence ATGGAAAACGCAGCACAGCGAGCTCTGCCCCGGGCGCGCGAGAAGGGGCTGGTTACCTGCGAAGTGGCGGGAGAGTTGCTCGTTTACGATCTAGAGCGGCATAAGGCCCACTGCCTCAATCTGACGGCGGGGCTTGTGTGGAGACAGTGCGACGGGAGGACCGCAGTACCCGAAATAACCCGTGCTGTTAACGTCGCATCTGCGCTTGGGATCAATGACGACGCCGTTTGGTTTGCGCTCGAGCAACTTGGGCGAGCACACCTTATCGATAAGACGTTCGAGCGGCGGGACTCCCGAAAGCTGACGCGCAGGGAGTTGATCAACAGGGCGGGGATCGCAGCCGCAGCAGCGTTGCCTTTAATCACTTCAATAATGGCGCCAAGCGCCGTTGAAGCAGCATCGTGTTTGCCGCCTAACGCTGGGTGCAGCCCAACCGGCCCAAACAGTTCGTGCTGTAACGGGATTTGCATTGCCGGTCTCTGCAACTAA
- a CDS encoding C25 family cysteine peptidase — protein sequence MRPPDEPSNAPKNVRKNSAALKRRAGFFLAAAFCTAVMSTAARAQVPILYYDFENNTTRTTFENLVEQAVNSGSGAITRAGNTTTISAVGGAGTFNLGAAVGQAATGNSWDSSTIDPGAAATNYYQFVVNTGGFSQISITFDNQASGTGPARVGVLYSTDGTNFTATATTLTGNNVFSAATFDLSSIPAIDNQSSVTIRLYAFAGSAGDRTGRSAFGSGGTFRIDNLTVLAKTVTASKTLLDYPAVGLSVKSGTAFTPTYVDFTVNGVAITVALASELKVSGTFTVFNGTLNCGTNVVSGSGTFALASGGTLGIGSTAGITSSGATGNIQTAIRNFDTGASYNYNGSAAQVTGNGLPVTVNDLAINNSAGVSLSSDVNVSGALALTSGTFTVGARTLILNNPIAGTPNNLSADSASSITIAGSSSGINIPSSVSALNNLTLNNSSGTTLQGNLTVSGVLALTSGDVTTGSFTLFMGNGATSDPASTGDVVGNVNRSDLGGMTTRSFGNPNVQITVSAGSVTAMTVNLVKASPSDFTNSVNRTYTLQDVVGTLVTATVRLRYLDSELNGNPEATLELWRKDGSAWGSQGADTRDSTNNWVEKALITGFSAWTIAGPAGPTDIAMVGYSANHGRDGKVLLQWETGEEVNNLGFNIYREEDGRRVRVNKSLIVGSGLMAKPGTVMTAGRSYLWQTSAPKDKDSVYWIEEIDLSGRTEWHGPVYSQAPADGTMMTMSAREQAIADQTVTLEDLVTEGAQSGATVPVQSADRRLKVTAANTNLQLGLASQAAVKITVKQEGWYRIGKPELLLAGLDPKADPRSLQLYADGVESPITVTTNHGKFDSTSGIEFYAVGLDTAETDQRVYWLISAKTAGKRIATVPGQGGLPSANSFLSTVERRDRSIYLSGIHNGDAENFFGTPVGNTAVDQTITLQHVDAAAAGLATIEVGMQGFSVTPHNVSVSLNGNPIGTIQYNTQTQGVAQFTVPNNLLMEGQNTLTLVGQQGVLDVSLVDHIRVSYWHTYSADGNALKFTATANQQVKIGGFTTGDVKVFDVTNPSEPLQLAATVDQQDSGYAVTVEVVGNGNRTLVAIGADQVRSPLRLEANQPSTLRSSGNQADLMIITHGGLKDSFAQLAALRQSQGLKVAMVDVQDIYDEFNFGNKRSQAVKDFLSYARSNWARPPRYVLLAGSASYDPKNYNGLGGYDLVPTRMVDTQFMETASDDWFADFNLDGIAEMAVGRLPAHTPEEAASTVAKLVSYEATTPQKSALLVADENLGFNFEAANNKLAPLFPAAITVQQINRGQIGTGAARQQLLDGLASGQKIVNYVGHGSPSVWRGNLLTAADALALTNTGRYPLFVAMTCLNGEFQRPELNTLAAALLNAPRGGAIAVWASSGFTEPNGQAAMNQQFYKLLFQPGSQKSGAQALTLGEATVKAKSSVTDSDIRRTWILFGDPSMKLK from the coding sequence ATGCGGCCCCCCGATGAGCCTTCTAATGCTCCAAAGAATGTTCGAAAAAACAGTGCAGCACTTAAGAGAAGAGCAGGGTTCTTCCTCGCGGCGGCGTTTTGCACGGCGGTGATGAGCACGGCGGCAAGAGCGCAAGTGCCGATCCTTTATTATGATTTCGAGAACAATACCACCCGAACTACTTTCGAGAATCTGGTCGAGCAAGCCGTCAACAGTGGCAGCGGGGCCATAACCAGAGCAGGCAATACTACAACCATAAGTGCCGTCGGCGGCGCGGGCACATTCAACCTAGGGGCTGCAGTCGGGCAAGCGGCCACGGGAAATAGTTGGGATAGTTCAACCATCGACCCAGGAGCCGCAGCAACTAACTATTACCAGTTTGTGGTCAACACCGGCGGCTTTTCTCAGATCTCAATCACCTTCGACAATCAAGCCTCAGGTACTGGACCCGCGCGCGTGGGCGTTTTGTACAGCACCGACGGAACCAATTTCACGGCGACCGCAACCACTCTCACGGGGAACAACGTATTCTCGGCAGCGACATTTGACCTTAGTAGTATCCCGGCAATAGACAATCAGTCATCTGTCACCATCAGACTCTATGCCTTCGCTGGTTCTGCAGGCGATCGCACCGGCAGAAGCGCATTTGGTTCCGGCGGTACGTTTCGAATAGACAATCTTACTGTTCTGGCCAAGACAGTCACAGCTTCAAAAACTCTGCTGGATTATCCCGCGGTCGGACTGAGCGTAAAGTCGGGCACCGCGTTTACGCCGACATACGTCGATTTCACGGTAAACGGGGTTGCAATAACGGTTGCCTTAGCGAGTGAGTTGAAGGTCAGCGGCACATTCACAGTTTTCAATGGCACTCTCAACTGTGGAACGAATGTAGTATCCGGCAGCGGCACATTCGCCCTCGCATCGGGCGGGACACTCGGCATCGGCTCAACCGCGGGAATCACGTCCTCAGGCGCAACTGGAAACATCCAAACCGCCATAAGGAATTTCGACACCGGCGCGAGCTACAACTACAACGGCAGCGCGGCGCAAGTTACCGGTAACGGGTTGCCGGTGACTGTCAACGATCTCGCGATCAACAACAGCGCCGGCGTTTCGCTTAGTTCTGACGTAAACGTCAGCGGCGCTCTCGCGCTGACAAGCGGAACATTCACTGTCGGCGCGCGCACGTTGATTCTAAATAACCCGATTGCCGGAACACCCAACAATCTCAGCGCTGATAGTGCGTCGTCGATCACTATCGCTGGCTCCTCGAGCGGCATCAATATCCCAAGCAGCGTTTCTGCGCTTAACAATCTGACATTGAATAACTCGAGCGGCACAACTCTACAGGGTAATCTCACCGTCAGCGGTGTGCTCGCATTGACAAGCGGAGACGTGACCACCGGGTCGTTCACGCTTTTTATGGGCAATGGTGCGACATCGGACCCGGCGAGTACTGGCGATGTTGTCGGAAATGTAAACCGCTCGGATCTCGGCGGCATGACCACACGGAGTTTCGGAAATCCCAACGTGCAGATTACGGTGAGCGCCGGCAGCGTTACTGCTATGACGGTGAATCTGGTAAAAGCATCGCCGTCGGATTTCACAAACTCGGTCAACCGAACATATACCCTCCAAGATGTTGTGGGGACCCTGGTCACCGCAACGGTGCGCTTGCGCTACCTCGATTCTGAACTGAACGGCAACCCGGAAGCGACTCTGGAGCTCTGGAGAAAAGATGGAAGCGCCTGGGGCTCGCAGGGTGCTGACACACGCGATTCGACGAACAACTGGGTGGAGAAAGCCCTGATTACCGGTTTCTCTGCTTGGACGATTGCGGGTCCGGCTGGGCCAACGGACATCGCGATGGTGGGCTACAGTGCAAACCACGGTCGAGACGGCAAGGTGCTGTTGCAGTGGGAGACCGGCGAGGAAGTGAACAACCTTGGCTTTAACATCTATCGCGAAGAGGACGGCCGGCGCGTGCGCGTCAACAAGTCACTGATCGTCGGATCGGGGTTGATGGCGAAACCGGGAACAGTGATGACTGCGGGGCGCTCATATCTGTGGCAGACATCAGCCCCGAAGGACAAGGATTCGGTGTACTGGATCGAGGAGATCGATCTGAGTGGCCGAACCGAATGGCACGGGCCGGTGTACAGTCAGGCGCCGGCTGACGGAACGATGATGACGATGTCGGCCAGGGAGCAAGCTATTGCTGACCAGACGGTGACGCTCGAGGATCTGGTGACGGAGGGCGCGCAAAGCGGAGCGACGGTTCCCGTGCAGAGCGCCGACCGGCGACTCAAAGTTACTGCCGCCAACACGAATCTCCAGTTAGGACTCGCCTCTCAAGCGGCGGTGAAGATCACGGTCAAGCAGGAAGGATGGTATCGAATAGGCAAACCGGAACTGCTTTTGGCAGGACTTGATCCGAAGGCGGACCCGCGGTCGCTTCAACTGTACGCGGACGGAGTCGAGTCGCCCATCACGGTCACCACGAACCACGGGAAGTTCGACTCAACCTCAGGAATAGAGTTTTATGCGGTGGGTCTGGATACGGCCGAAACCGACCAGCGGGTGTACTGGCTGATCTCAGCGAAGACGGCAGGCAAGCGGATAGCTACCGTGCCGGGACAAGGGGGATTGCCCTCGGCGAACAGTTTTCTTTCCACGGTCGAGAGAAGGGACCGCTCGATCTATCTTTCCGGGATTCACAATGGAGACGCGGAGAACTTTTTTGGCACTCCAGTAGGAAATACAGCGGTCGATCAGACTATAACGTTGCAGCACGTGGATGCAGCGGCGGCGGGACTGGCGACCATAGAAGTTGGAATGCAGGGCTTCTCGGTGACGCCGCACAATGTCAGCGTCAGTTTGAACGGGAATCCGATCGGGACAATCCAGTACAACACTCAGACTCAGGGGGTCGCGCAGTTCACGGTGCCCAACAACTTGCTGATGGAAGGCCAGAACACGTTGACGCTGGTGGGTCAGCAAGGGGTGCTCGACGTATCGCTGGTCGATCACATCCGCGTGAGCTACTGGCACACCTACTCGGCGGACGGAAACGCGCTCAAGTTCACGGCGACGGCGAATCAACAAGTCAAGATCGGAGGGTTCACGACCGGCGACGTGAAAGTGTTTGATGTGACTAACCCAAGTGAGCCGTTGCAGCTTGCAGCAACCGTCGATCAGCAGGACTCGGGATACGCTGTGACTGTTGAGGTGGTTGGGAATGGGAACCGGACGTTGGTGGCAATAGGCGCGGACCAGGTAAGGAGCCCTTTAAGGCTGGAGGCAAATCAGCCCTCGACGTTGAGGAGCTCGGGGAATCAAGCTGATCTGATGATCATCACTCACGGCGGCCTGAAGGACAGCTTCGCGCAACTCGCGGCGCTCAGACAATCGCAGGGGTTGAAGGTGGCGATGGTCGACGTCCAGGACATTTACGACGAGTTCAACTTTGGCAACAAGCGCTCGCAGGCGGTGAAGGACTTTCTGTCGTACGCGAGGAGCAACTGGGCTAGACCGCCGAGGTACGTGTTGCTTGCCGGAAGCGCGAGCTACGATCCAAAGAACTACAACGGGCTTGGCGGGTATGACCTGGTACCGACGCGAATGGTAGATACGCAATTCATGGAGACGGCGAGCGATGACTGGTTTGCGGACTTCAATCTTGACGGCATAGCTGAGATGGCGGTTGGCCGGTTGCCCGCCCACACGCCGGAAGAGGCGGCAAGCACGGTGGCGAAGCTTGTGTCGTATGAAGCAACAACGCCGCAGAAGTCAGCTCTGCTAGTGGCCGACGAAAACCTTGGATTCAATTTCGAGGCGGCAAACAATAAGTTGGCGCCGTTGTTCCCGGCGGCGATCACTGTTCAACAGATCAATCGCGGGCAGATAGGGACGGGGGCTGCCAGGCAACAGTTATTAGACGGCCTCGCTAGCGGGCAGAAGATCGTGAACTATGTCGGGCACGGTTCGCCTAGCGTATGGAGGGGCAACCTGCTCACGGCGGCCGACGCATTGGCTCTAACAAACACCGGGCGATACCCGCTGTTCGTCGCGATGACGTGTTTGAACGGAGAGTTTCAGCGCCCTGAGTTAAACACGTTGGCGGCTGCCCTGCTGAACGCTCCCCGGGGTGGAGCGATAGCGGTGTGGGCTTCGAGCGGGTTCACCGAGCCGAATGGTCAGGCGGCAATGAATCAGCAGTTCTACAAATTGCTGTTCCAGCCGGGCTCTCAGAAGTCCGGCGCACAAGCGCTTACGCTCGGCGAAGCGACCGTGAAAGCGAAGTCGTCGGTGACTGACTCCGACATAAGACGCACGTGGATTTTGTTCGGCGATCCCTCAATGAAGTTGAAATAG
- the tnpA gene encoding IS200/IS605 family transposase codes for MQIEPFKEISWAFQLHYHICFRTHRRKTVFDDRSRTAALSQALTDLCKINDLHLLEKDCHPAHVQLVLSLRPSQLISDVLKTLKGRSSAALCREFALTPPLWARGYLARSAGRVRVQAVKHYLAGQAEHHGYSKRALPPVFRFRATKPEVLATAHASFDLTHHLVLATKFRRGVFDSKTGEALVNYWTKVAARRGFAVDQATVLPDHIHLLVRITPKTTIEQLALSLMNNGQYFVAKHFPRALVAAKIDQLWQPSAYVGTCGELTTALLKAFLRGAAVG; via the coding sequence ATGCAGATCGAGCCATTCAAAGAAATCTCGTGGGCTTTCCAGCTTCACTACCACATCTGCTTCCGCACTCACCGTCGCAAGACTGTCTTCGATGATCGATCCAGAACGGCTGCTCTCTCACAAGCGCTGACCGACTTGTGCAAGATAAACGACCTTCACTTGCTTGAGAAGGACTGTCACCCTGCGCACGTACAATTGGTATTAAGCCTTCGCCCAAGCCAGCTAATCTCGGACGTGCTGAAGACACTCAAAGGTCGAAGCTCAGCCGCCCTGTGCCGGGAATTCGCTCTCACGCCACCGCTTTGGGCACGTGGTTATCTGGCGCGTAGTGCCGGGCGTGTCAGAGTCCAAGCGGTGAAGCACTACCTCGCCGGTCAAGCTGAACACCACGGCTACAGCAAGCGCGCGCTTCCTCCAGTCTTCCGGTTCCGAGCGACAAAACCCGAGGTCCTTGCAACTGCACACGCAAGCTTCGATCTGACTCATCACCTCGTTCTCGCCACCAAGTTCCGCCGCGGAGTATTTGACTCGAAGACGGGCGAGGCTCTGGTCAACTACTGGACAAAGGTCGCGGCCAGGCGCGGCTTCGCAGTTGATCAGGCTACCGTCCTCCCCGATCATATTCATCTGCTTGTTCGAATCACACCAAAGACGACCATCGAACAACTCGCTCTCTCGCTGATGAACAACGGACAATATTTTGTCGCGAAGCATTTCCCACGGGCGCTTGTGGCAGCGAAGATAGATCAGCTATGGCAGCCATCGGCTTACGTTGGGACCTGTGGAGAGTTGACGACCGCGCTGCTAAAGGCTTTTCTGAGAGGAGCGGCTGTAGGCTGA